Genomic segment of Pongo pygmaeus isolate AG05252 chromosome 1, NHGRI_mPonPyg2-v2.0_pri, whole genome shotgun sequence:
CAACCTGCAGAAGCGAGTGGAAGCCCCCAGCTGGAACCTGGTGGAAGGTGGCACAAGCCAGAGGCTATTTTAAGCCAGCTTGCTTCCTGTTCCCCAACCACAGGTGTATGGTGATGAGGTGGGGCAGAGCGGGtgggaggggaaaaaaggaggCAGCAGCTGGgccttctctttcctcccttggACTCACCCAGTCTCCAATGTGAGGAATGACATCAGCTCCACACAGATCAGGAAACACTGAGGTTTCAAAGAGCTGTTGTTTGGAGGCCTGACTCCTCCCCCAGCCGGTGTGAGAGACCTAGTGGGCCGCCTCAGGGAGTGGCAATGGCTGGGCCAGACCCAGAGGGTTGTGGGAGCATTAACCCCAGCTTGCTtctctcttcctgcctttctccttcccctctccctcccctgcctttCCCTGCAGATCTCTGGTGAGTGTTCCCCCAGCCTGGCGTAGGGCATGCCCCAGTTCACTTTCGCCTGCTTCTGTGGTCTCCACGGCTTCTGcaaaatgaagaggaagaaggaggaagttCACAGAGAGCGGGAGACGGCGGTGTGATCAGAACCAGGGCCCCTCCATCAAGCCCCCAGCAGGTCCCAGGCCTGATGGTGCCCGCTTCTGGCTGGGGCTTGGAGCAGGAAGCCATGTGTGTATCTTTAGTCTTGATTTAGCCAGTGCTCTTCTCAGCCTGACTCTCACCCGAGGGCATCAGCCTCCTGTGTGCCTCTCATCCTCCTCATGCCCACACCCATTAGCTTCCAATTCTCAGCCCTCCTTGGAGAGAGGCCCCAGCCACACAAGGGGGAACCCCAGGACCTGCCGCATGCCTTCCAGAGACTGAGAAGCCCCAGGGAGGCCAAGGAGCGAAACTTCTTTCCTGCCCTGACAGCTTCGGGGGACTCTTCTCAGGGTAACCGCATGAGGGATGTGCCGCCTTGGGCTAGGAGAGCTGTTGATAAATGGGAAACTGGCTGCTCTAGCAGAGAACCTCCAGCAGCCCTGACCCTGGAGAAGGCCTCCAGGGCGGAAGTGTGAGACTCTCCGGGGATTCCAGGACCTGGGGCAAGAGTCCTTTTCCAGCCCCCTGCCAGCATCCTCCTGGGCCAGGTGGGGCCAGGCCTGAGGTGGCCAGCCCGGTGaggaggaaggcagaggtggcCAGCGGCTCCGTGGCTCCCTCTGTTCTTGCTCTCCAGAAAGCAGTgtttcctccagccccagtccTGACCCACCCACGTTCATGATGCCTGTGCCTCCTTGCCAGCATCACAGATGTTGGGAGGCCTGTTCCCCAGGCCCTGACTCCCCTCCTCAGGGACTGTCTTGCCGTGGCCAGACCAAGGGACCCCTTTCCTGGACTGAGTCGTGCCCTCCCTCGATTATCCTGTCTCCCctgcctttttcttctctcctcagaAGCCATAGAGGGAACTGCGATCGTATGTAGTGCCTTCAGTGGAAACTCTTGGGGTAGGGGGACCTCTAGGACCTTCCTCGACTTTTCCCCTCATCTCCCACCCCAGCCAACCTTCCAGCTTCAGCCTCTACCCTTAGCCCCAGCCCATTTCCAGGAGGtaggaagcaaaagaaaaaagcatttccttctctctttccttctttcttccttcctctctccccccaTTTTGGTATAATTTAGCCTTTTGTCTTTGATCCTGGAGTTCTCCGGGGCTAGAAGACATGCAGAGAGGAATGCCAGCGGCAGAGATGCTTCAGGCAGATTCTGTAAGCCTGTTCTCCCTCATCAGGAAACAGCTCAGCCAAGGAACAAAGTCAGACCCCCTCTAGCTCCCCAGGGACAGAATAGCCCTTCTGACAGATAAACAGGTGACCTGGGTAGAGAGGTCAAGGCCCCAAGATAGGAGAGTCTGGGCTCCTCTTTCCTTGGAATGTGGGCCTCTCTGGGCAACTAGGGAGGGCAAAAGGCTTCCTTGGCTGGTTCGCCCAGAACCtgggagaagcaaaggcacattctatgctggcagcctctgcctgcccAGCTCATGCCCACACTCAGGGGCC
This window contains:
- the BLACAT1 gene encoding bladder cancer associated transcript 1; the encoded protein is MPQFTFACFCGLHGFCKMKRKKEEVHRERETAV